One segment of Arthrobacter sp. MMS18-M83 DNA contains the following:
- a CDS encoding alkaline phosphatase family protein: MRAKSRHHLAVVGLLTLVLTTGCQPQGPSAGPSGSDSASPSVPDVGRSVSPTVPDVSRSVSPSAPATSQSNGTVAAGAGGFDHVVIIVEENKPASDILGKAAAPYINKLAAESALANNYQALAHPSLPNYLALTSGTTAGIADDCSPGGNCTAAVPSIADRIEQSGRSWKMYAEGMPAPCAASNSGKYAVRHNPFMYYPGVTGDRNNCAAHVVPFTRFTADLASASTLPNYVFISPNLCNDMHDCPVETGDAWLAQQVPLILASPAFVTQKSLLVITWDEGSDESNAVGAIFAGPAAKKGYQSGAPYGHYSLLHTIEASWGLAPLTNNDKGAPVMDDLLN; this comes from the coding sequence ATGCGAGCCAAGAGCAGGCACCATCTTGCGGTCGTTGGTCTTCTCACGCTGGTGCTGACGACCGGATGCCAGCCCCAAGGTCCCTCAGCCGGCCCCTCGGGTTCGGACTCAGCCTCGCCGTCAGTTCCCGACGTCGGTCGATCAGTCTCGCCGACAGTCCCCGACGTCAGTCGATCAGTCTCGCCGTCAGCGCCAGCTACCTCGCAATCGAACGGCACCGTCGCTGCCGGCGCAGGCGGTTTCGATCACGTTGTCATAATTGTTGAGGAGAACAAACCCGCCTCGGACATCCTCGGCAAGGCTGCCGCTCCCTACATCAACAAGCTTGCCGCCGAATCGGCCCTGGCCAACAACTATCAGGCCCTCGCCCATCCGAGCCTGCCCAATTACCTTGCCCTCACGAGCGGCACCACCGCCGGGATAGCGGACGACTGCAGTCCGGGTGGTAACTGCACGGCGGCCGTCCCGAGCATCGCTGACCGGATTGAGCAATCGGGCCGGAGCTGGAAAATGTACGCCGAGGGCATGCCGGCCCCTTGTGCGGCCAGTAACTCGGGCAAATACGCAGTGCGGCACAATCCTTTCATGTACTACCCGGGCGTCACCGGCGACAGGAACAATTGCGCGGCGCACGTGGTCCCGTTCACGCGGTTCACCGCGGATCTGGCCTCCGCTTCCACCCTTCCGAACTATGTGTTCATCAGTCCGAACCTATGCAATGACATGCACGACTGCCCGGTGGAGACCGGCGATGCTTGGCTTGCACAGCAGGTTCCCCTGATCCTTGCTTCACCCGCGTTCGTGACGCAGAAGTCCCTCCTGGTGATCACGTGGGATGAAGGCAGCGACGAAAGCAATGCAGTAGGGGCGATTTTCGCCGGACCGGCCGCAAAGAAGGGCTACCAGTCGGGGGCCCCGTATGGCCACTACTCCCTCTTGCACACGATCGAAGCTTCCTGGGGACTCGCGCCGTTGACCAACAACGACAAGGGCGCACCTGTCATGGACGATCTATTGAACTGA
- the nusB gene encoding transcription antitermination factor NusB encodes MSARGKARNRALEVLFEAEQRSASAFEVLKARREMTDLVVNPYTTDIVEGVVAMQPTIDEFLQTYAQGWTLERMPAVDRIILRIGAWELLYNDDVPDGVAVSEAVALAKVMSTDESPAFINGLLGRLQKLKPSLLA; translated from the coding sequence GTGAGTGCCCGTGGTAAGGCCCGTAACAGGGCCCTCGAAGTACTGTTCGAGGCGGAGCAGCGTTCCGCCTCCGCATTCGAGGTCTTGAAGGCCCGCCGGGAAATGACCGACCTCGTAGTCAACCCGTACACGACCGACATCGTGGAGGGCGTGGTTGCCATGCAGCCGACCATCGACGAATTCCTTCAGACCTACGCCCAGGGCTGGACCCTTGAGCGCATGCCGGCGGTTGACCGTATCATTCTGCGTATCGGCGCCTGGGAACTCCTCTACAACGACGACGTGCCGGACGGCGTGGCGGTCAGCGAGGCAGTGGCGCTGGCCAAGGTCATGTCCACCGATGAATCGCCTGCGTTCATCAACGGTCTCCTCGGACGTCTGCAGAAGCTCAAGCCTTCCCTGCTCGCCTAG
- a CDS encoding UDP-glucose dehydrogenase family protein — METIGTQPKAGVLVPPTRASNLTVSVIGTGYLGATHAVCMAILGHDVIGIDVDESKIDALSRGQLPFFEPGLRDLLCQALATGRLKFTTDFSAAGPADLHFICVGTPQAPDSDAADLHFVHAAVRRLTQHLGRRCLIVGKSTVPIGTAARLASLVRSLSPGGNAVELAWNPEFLREGHAVEDTLRPNRLVFGTASEWALAQLSNCYLPLIETGTPVVATDLATAELVKAAANSFLATKISYINAMAEICEATGADVNHLAEALAYDTRIGGQFLKPGLGFGGGCLPKDIRAFAYRARELGVGQAVSFLNEVDHINRRRRQRTVDLISDLAYGNLDDVKVTVLGAAFKPDSDDIRDAPALDVARMLYAAGAQVTVFDPQAMDNARRKYPELSYAASLEEAVTGAEVVALLTEWAIFREADPVRLGQLVARRNIVDGRHVLDPSAYRAAGWDYRALGVPSPLNSLTLLPATIPGLVHDTASVQ, encoded by the coding sequence ATGGAAACCATCGGCACCCAACCGAAGGCTGGCGTTCTCGTGCCGCCGACGCGGGCCTCGAACCTTACCGTGTCCGTCATAGGCACCGGCTATCTGGGTGCAACCCATGCAGTCTGCATGGCCATCTTGGGCCATGACGTCATCGGAATAGACGTGGACGAGAGCAAGATCGACGCCCTCTCGCGAGGGCAGCTCCCGTTCTTCGAACCCGGGCTGCGCGACCTCCTCTGCCAGGCCCTGGCAACCGGACGGCTGAAGTTCACCACCGATTTCTCTGCCGCGGGGCCAGCGGACCTTCATTTCATCTGTGTCGGCACGCCACAGGCGCCCGACTCAGACGCCGCTGATCTGCACTTCGTGCATGCCGCTGTTCGCCGGCTTACCCAACATCTGGGCCGCAGGTGCCTGATCGTCGGGAAGTCCACGGTGCCCATCGGGACGGCGGCACGGCTGGCGTCCTTGGTACGTTCGTTGTCGCCCGGAGGCAACGCAGTGGAACTTGCTTGGAACCCGGAATTCCTCCGGGAGGGGCACGCCGTCGAAGACACGCTCAGACCCAACCGCCTTGTCTTCGGAACTGCCAGTGAGTGGGCCCTCGCGCAGCTGTCCAATTGCTACCTTCCCCTGATTGAAACCGGCACTCCCGTGGTTGCCACCGACCTGGCAACCGCCGAACTCGTCAAAGCCGCAGCGAACTCGTTCCTCGCCACAAAAATCTCCTACATCAACGCAATGGCGGAAATCTGCGAGGCCACCGGCGCCGACGTCAATCACCTGGCGGAAGCGCTCGCCTACGACACCCGGATCGGCGGGCAGTTCCTGAAGCCCGGATTGGGTTTCGGCGGAGGGTGCCTGCCCAAGGACATCAGAGCGTTCGCCTACCGGGCGCGTGAATTGGGCGTCGGACAGGCCGTGAGCTTCTTGAACGAAGTCGACCACATCAATCGACGCCGCAGGCAGCGGACCGTCGACCTCATATCCGATCTCGCCTACGGAAACCTCGACGACGTCAAAGTCACCGTGCTCGGCGCGGCGTTCAAACCGGACTCCGACGACATCCGGGACGCCCCTGCCCTGGACGTCGCACGGATGCTCTACGCAGCCGGCGCCCAGGTCACTGTCTTCGACCCCCAGGCAATGGACAACGCCCGGAGGAAGTACCCCGAACTAAGCTACGCAGCCAGCCTCGAAGAAGCGGTGACCGGCGCGGAGGTCGTGGCGCTCCTCACCGAATGGGCGATCTTCCGGGAAGCCGACCCCGTCAGGCTCGGCCAACTCGTCGCTCGGCGAAATATCGTCGATGGAAGGCACGTCCTTGACCCAAGCGCCTACCGGGCGGCAGGCTGGGACTACCGTGCGCTGGGCGTGCCTTCTCCCTTGAACTCCCTTACCCTCCTGCCGGCCACAATTCCCGGCCTCGTTCATGACACCGCATCAGTTCAATAG
- the efp gene encoding elongation factor P, producing MATTNDIKNGTVLKLEGQLWNIIEFQHVKPGKGGAFVRTKMRNVMSGKVVDKTFNAGLKIETATVDRRDYQYLYQDGADFVFMDTQDFDQITVSGATVGDATNFMLENQMVNIAIHEGTPLYIELPPSVVLEITYTEPGLQGDRSSAGTKPATLETGYEIQVPLFVENNTKVKVDTRDGSYLGRVSD from the coding sequence GTGGCAACCACAAATGACATCAAGAACGGTACCGTGCTGAAGCTCGAGGGACAGCTCTGGAACATCATTGAGTTCCAGCACGTCAAGCCGGGCAAGGGCGGCGCGTTCGTGCGCACCAAGATGCGCAACGTCATGTCTGGCAAGGTGGTGGACAAGACCTTCAACGCCGGCCTCAAGATCGAAACCGCCACCGTTGACCGCCGCGACTACCAGTACCTGTACCAGGACGGCGCGGACTTCGTGTTCATGGACACCCAGGACTTCGACCAGATCACGGTTTCCGGTGCCACGGTAGGCGACGCCACCAACTTCATGCTGGAAAACCAGATGGTCAACATCGCCATCCACGAGGGCACCCCGCTCTACATCGAGCTTCCCCCGAGCGTAGTCCTCGAAATCACCTACACCGAGCCGGGCCTCCAGGGCGACCGCTCCTCCGCTGGAACCAAGCCAGCCACCCTTGAAACCGGCTATGAGATCCAGGTGCCCCTCTTCGTTGAGAACAACACCAAGGTCAAGGTCGACACCCGCGACGGCAGCTACCTGGGCCGGGTCAGCGACTAG
- a CDS encoding glutamate ABC transporter substrate-binding protein — protein sequence MMAIFARTRLRVAGICAASALALSACGSTGPATSTAPASRAPTAITVAKDVALTGSPTFDKIRSSGKVRIGVKQDQPGLGFKDATTAEYSGFDIQIATWIAASLGYDKDKIEFTPILSGTRESAITTGAIDYYVGSYPITDHRKKTIDFAGPYLVTGQGLMVRKDNASIGSEKDLAGKNVCSATGVDSIKYIQANFPAAQTTELDTYAKCVESLKAGQVDAVTTDQAVLMGYTAQDPDHLKVVGQPFTTEKYGVGIPKGDKALRTFIGNMLTDGGAIWKKIYNDTLGKSGTTSEQPKVDQY from the coding sequence ATGATGGCGATCTTTGCACGCACGCGGTTGAGAGTGGCTGGGATCTGCGCCGCGTCGGCCCTGGCCCTCAGCGCTTGCGGCAGTACTGGACCCGCGACGAGCACAGCGCCCGCAAGCCGTGCACCCACGGCGATCACCGTCGCGAAAGATGTTGCCCTGACTGGCAGCCCGACATTTGACAAGATCAGATCCTCCGGAAAAGTCCGAATCGGCGTCAAGCAGGATCAGCCGGGCCTGGGCTTCAAAGACGCAACGACCGCTGAATACAGTGGTTTCGACATTCAGATCGCCACGTGGATCGCAGCATCGCTGGGTTACGACAAGGACAAGATCGAGTTCACGCCGATTCTCTCGGGTACGCGTGAATCCGCTATCACCACCGGAGCCATTGACTACTATGTGGGTAGTTACCCGATCACAGACCACCGCAAGAAAACGATCGACTTCGCCGGCCCCTACCTGGTCACGGGCCAGGGCCTGATGGTGAGGAAAGACAACGCATCCATAGGCAGCGAAAAGGACCTTGCGGGAAAGAACGTTTGCTCCGCCACCGGGGTGGACTCGATAAAGTACATCCAGGCCAACTTCCCAGCCGCCCAAACAACTGAGCTTGACACCTACGCCAAATGCGTCGAGTCGCTCAAGGCCGGGCAGGTGGACGCAGTTACTACCGATCAAGCAGTCCTGATGGGCTACACCGCCCAGGACCCGGACCATCTGAAGGTGGTCGGTCAGCCGTTCACTACCGAAAAGTACGGCGTGGGCATTCCGAAGGGCGACAAGGCCCTGCGGACATTCATCGGAAATATGCTTACTGATGGTGGCGCCATCTGGAAGAAGATCTACAACGACACGCTCGGTAAGTCGGGGACAACAAGTGAGCAGCCCAAAGTCGACCAGTACTGA
- a CDS encoding phosphotransferase — protein sequence MNWHPPVPAKVSDGAGVTWHVRRAWPGSLAGEFVLEVRDPVGPGVRAAHFRRGNFDPVPRDDPLIPSLAREAAKGNVIVHRAHKRAVIHAGDKYVKVFRPGRAVDAASKHRIAASLLDCSSFNTPRILEAGTDVMVFSSLGGRSYYELGQDHATVTDAAFDAAWAQWSQAWATTATIAKSAGFRDSLDSLPAHPPETEVANLQRWIDHWLRHSQGVPEAATARSALLARAEAAICGLSGSPADPLGWAHGDLHDKQIFGSDESCGPGLLDFDEDCRAEAALDLANLNVHVELRLRQKLLTTRRYVIAHRRIVATAEKLHVSPERFAAYAACTRLRLACLYSFRPPWGAEATKYLSEPTTPERAL from the coding sequence ATGAATTGGCACCCTCCCGTGCCGGCTAAGGTCAGCGATGGCGCAGGCGTCACATGGCATGTCCGCAGGGCATGGCCCGGATCCTTGGCCGGCGAGTTCGTCCTCGAAGTACGGGACCCAGTTGGGCCCGGAGTACGGGCCGCCCACTTCCGGCGGGGGAATTTCGATCCTGTGCCCCGCGATGATCCGCTGATTCCATCCCTCGCGCGGGAAGCCGCGAAGGGCAATGTCATAGTCCACCGTGCCCACAAACGCGCCGTCATCCATGCCGGTGACAAATACGTCAAAGTATTCCGGCCGGGCCGGGCTGTGGATGCCGCGAGCAAGCACCGCATCGCAGCCTCCCTTCTGGACTGCAGTTCGTTCAATACCCCGCGCATCCTCGAGGCCGGGACCGATGTCATGGTCTTCAGCAGCCTTGGCGGACGCTCCTACTACGAACTCGGACAGGATCACGCCACGGTCACCGACGCAGCTTTTGATGCCGCCTGGGCGCAATGGTCACAGGCTTGGGCCACAACTGCAACCATTGCCAAAAGCGCTGGCTTCCGCGACAGCCTCGACAGCCTGCCGGCCCACCCGCCGGAGACAGAGGTGGCCAATCTCCAGCGCTGGATCGATCATTGGCTACGGCACAGCCAGGGGGTTCCGGAAGCGGCCACGGCACGATCTGCTTTGCTTGCGCGCGCGGAGGCGGCCATCTGCGGGCTCAGCGGCTCGCCCGCCGATCCACTCGGATGGGCGCATGGCGACTTGCATGACAAACAGATATTCGGGTCCGACGAGAGCTGCGGGCCGGGGCTCTTGGACTTCGACGAGGACTGCCGTGCTGAGGCCGCCCTGGACCTCGCGAACCTCAACGTCCACGTGGAACTGCGGCTCCGCCAAAAGCTCCTGACAACGCGCCGGTATGTCATCGCCCACCGCCGCATTGTGGCCACCGCAGAAAAACTACACGTCAGCCCGGAACGATTCGCCGCTTACGCTGCGTGCACCAGGCTTCGCCTCGCGTGCCTGTATTCCTTCCGCCCTCCTTGGGGAGCCGAGGCCACGAAATACCTGAGCGAACCGACCACGCCGGAAAGAGCGCTTTAG
- a CDS encoding tetratricopeptide repeat protein — protein MTTETFSSVSDWPTGGFPGVRTNPDTLLPHIVNEEAMQSALAESTDPADRIMALMLEGHPGEAAELLAEARYKDPESFKLRIFEAELHRATNRFDRAVELFRQLLGEVQGTTKEPIVHQYLGRAHFVAGNPVAAAESFTKALDLRVALAADASLIYSSAVALQRARNVLELAS, from the coding sequence ATGACGACTGAAACTTTCAGCAGCGTCAGTGATTGGCCCACCGGCGGATTCCCTGGGGTGCGCACCAACCCGGACACGCTCCTGCCGCATATTGTCAACGAGGAAGCCATGCAGTCTGCGTTGGCTGAGTCCACCGATCCCGCCGACCGCATCATGGCGCTCATGCTCGAAGGCCACCCCGGCGAAGCAGCCGAGCTGCTGGCCGAGGCCCGCTACAAGGATCCCGAGTCCTTCAAACTCAGGATCTTCGAGGCTGAACTGCACCGTGCCACCAACCGCTTCGACCGCGCCGTGGAGCTCTTCCGCCAATTGCTCGGAGAAGTCCAGGGAACAACCAAGGAACCGATCGTCCACCAATATTTGGGGCGCGCCCATTTTGTGGCCGGAAATCCCGTTGCCGCAGCGGAATCGTTCACCAAGGCCCTGGACCTGCGGGTTGCCCTGGCAGCCGATGCTTCCCTGATTTACTCCTCCGCTGTCGCGTTGCAACGTGCCCGTAACGTCCTCGAGCTTGCCTCCTGA